A genomic segment from Colletotrichum higginsianum IMI 349063 chromosome 5, whole genome shotgun sequence encodes:
- a CDS encoding CNH domain-containing protein, which translates to MSFRGDGQRRYGHTPPVQYPTPEQSQDQSAYLGRRPSFNNGDDAAMFDQTRAQSRGHQPSGSRGEDELFLTSPTSSSHSGGRHSYGSTNNALSGYQHQYQASSPPTSSHSSYNPQAFARTPSTASTSLPYHPAPPSRYGSAASPTSYTAPPPSNYTPAAYNPAAYASTAAPQRQPTYSGYNNYSQGYGSPTAVHSSSGFGQSPASSYQSTFQSVQAPSSASAYESSYSQSYSNSYNSYPTNGTGPAAPYPSDDFQTPYPIQSSMPVGPGYTDPSAFYSRPPRSDSAASPVSSPQIQQQHSPGLQRHPTNAPLPSRPMNEHTWDPSAITPTDEDQAQLQDNIIQDIEAELGGRHRPLPINGGQFSDDELQGLRRYNSDLANTNMSHSSAASNVNRAPIPTFDYDDDDDDPEGTAGVLAMQQAELDDRRFSSLPPFIPHDLPAPSNRLPPPPEEQSDDTDYGGMDLGALAGGYAGSLAYGNEVPTQDGSRPLPNPNDYAGASPFTDAGVDYGGTGGLQAPSAHRLSFDEGDEPASLHSKQSGSDSPYKEDYPDIFYHPGLSNRPLPALPGGPESDSSSLLSVHPTTRSHHAHSLSTDSRTLHDGGSDYYGGSTGLNSPFPERSISLSSHSHTPQVQAPVRSRTDAAEERRKMARYQTQQQQLAAQNGLPYDGYESGTPSSMTYDMITLPSGRKRKFVPSKLTSGDLRRCSEPWALSGIASWIREMADGEPDLKQKTVEEALLKLFTAKVPTINVADAELLSGLVSQLMLDAGVLVPEEEWVKFGNGTVSGVLPQLTGSGCYAPKLHEDDSQSGRCYSHQCMRTLKKANLDEMLLEEAKPADWNVHYKIQEAELAEKPKKEIERQHVLHEIVNSEEYFISQLEVLRVLYRDHLRNSQPPIIPPNKIDKFLQIVFGKADAVQLVNKDNLLAQLKYRQQEQGPWITGFSDLFREWIRKAKDVYIDYASQFPYAEYMVRKESDRNLLFRTFLEQVMRHKRSERLGWQHFLKTPITRLQRYSLLLETVEKKTLRDDEEKANLARAIAEIRNVTMECDTKVAEMQKKVEMMELNNMLVLRPGFHSVLNLDHLGRELIKQGDLQRMGSKGVRWVDTHALLFDHYFILAKVVTPKDVRGEKKFDVSKEPIPMPLLFLDTMNDDPISKQKGITAPLARTGGGSDTRLNKVATNGTDRPGLEHVATSSSIASSTTARLTPTMSNDPEGKILYPFKIKHLGHETYILYATSAQSRAEWVEKIIEAKTRHAKALHSQNAEPFRLRVLADSAFVYDAAAAIGRQPGVPIRGTPLDRAVREIEEVYGPGRGPAPVCRAQVNCACGFNAFGKSIIAIGTDYGVFISDATNPRGWMKSVQTTRVTQIAVLEEFSVCLVIADRSLVAYPLDVVAPVSNFPAPAHDNPRRAPQRLAKDVAFFATARMKERMLVFFKRKEGMHNTFKVLEPVFQKATEKRPRIFGGRKGPGGSTDSFRDYDEFYLPTECYSLNLFQSYIAVSTAKGFELLTLDKKQTMSIPDLKQPAIANIAGRIRDQRPLGMFKLNDQEFLLAYEDCAVYVDKHGDVSRTLIMEYSGKQKKATSATMYGQYLLLFNGDYVEVRNAENGRLRQIIAGRDVKCLDFGVRGPTGGNSSNTQSWLSGQTPAGEDSKGTVKISMSHPEQHGVQVVLEMLLNDGHMEK; encoded by the exons atgtCTTTccgaggcgacggccagCGCCGCTACGGCCATACCCCTCCCGTTCAATACCCCACACCCGAACAGTCGCAAGACCAGTCTGCTTACCTCGGCCGACGCCCGAGTTTcaacaacggcgacgacgctgccATGTTCGACCAGACCCGCGCGCAATCCCGGGGTCACCAGCCGTCGGGCTCGAgaggcgaggacgagctctTCTTGACGAGCCCGACTAGCTCGAGCCATTCCGGCGGCCGCCACAGCTATGGCTCAACCAACAATGCGCTCTCTGGTTACCAGCATCAGTACCAGGCTTCATCGCCCCCGACGTCTTCTCATTCCAGCTACAATCCCCAAGCCTTTGctcggacgccgtcgacggcctcgacgtctcTGCCATACCACCCAGCTCCCCCGAGCCGGTATGGGTCCGCCGCTTCGCCAACCTCATACACggctcctcccccctccaacTACACCCCGGCGGCATACAACCCGGCGGCCTACGCGAGCACGGCAGCCCCTCAGCGGCAGCCGACGTATTCCGGCTACAATAACTACAGTCAAGGCTACGGTTCCCCGACTGCCGTCCATTCCTCCTCGGGGTTTGGGCAGTCGCCCGCTTCTTCGTACCAGTCCACGTTCCAATCCGTACAGGCGCCTTCATCAGCATCGGCCTACGAATCATCCTACTCGCAATCCTACAGTAACAGTTACAACTCGTACCCAACGAACGGCACCGGTCCCGCAGCACCGTATCCGTCGGACGACTTTCAGACACCGTATCCGATCCAGTCGTCGATGCCCGTCGGACCAGGCTACACAGATCCATCGGCCTTTTACAGTAGACCACCGCGATCCGACTCAGCGGCGTCTCCGGTCTCTTCACCGCAGATTCAACAGCAACACTCGCCAGGCCTGCAACGCCATCCCACAAACGCCCCTTTGCCCAGCCGGCCGATGAACGAACACACCTGGGACCCGAGCGCCATCACTCCCACAGACGAGGACCAAGCTCAGCTACAAGACAACATTATACAAGACATCGAGGCTGAGTTGGGTGGCCGGCACCGTCCTCTTCCGATTAACGGCGGACAGTtctccgacgacgagctgcaAGGCCTACGGAGATACAACTCGGACTTGGCCAACACGAACATGTCGCATTCATCGGCTGCGTCCAACGTCAACAGGGCTCCGATTCCCACCTTCGATtacgatgatgacgatgacgacccGGAAGGAACTGCAGGAGTTCTGGCTATGCAACAGGCGGAACTAGACGACAGGAGATTCAGCAGCTTGCCACCCTTTATCCCGCACGATCTCCCAGCCCCCTCGAACCgccttccgccgccgcctgaGGAGCAGAGCGACGACACCGACTACGGCGGCATGGATCTGGGTGCACTTGCTGGCGGTTATGCCGGGAGCCTGGCCTACGGCAACGAGGTGCCAACCCAGGATGGATCCCGGCCACTACCGAACCCCAACGACTACGCCGGAGCATCCCCGTTCACGGATGCGGGGGTCGACTACGGTGGTACTGGTGGCTTGCAGGCTCCATCCGCTCACCGACTGAGCTTTGATGAGGGCGATGAGCCGGCGTCTCTCCACTCGAAACAGAGTGGCAGCGATTCACCCTATAAGGAAGACTACCCGGATATATTCTACCACCCTGGATTGTCAAACAGGCCGCTTCCAGCCCTCCCAGGCGGCCCGGAAAGCGATTCAAGCTCTTTGCTTTCTGTCCACCCCACAACCCGCAGTCATCATGCCCACTCACTCAGCACTGACTCACGAACCCTTCACGACGGCGGCTCTGACTACTACGGCGGCTCGACGGGCCTCAACTCACCCTTTCCGGAGCGTTCTATATCCCTATCGAGCCACAGCCACACCCCGCAGGTGCAGGCACCGGTCCGGTCACGAACAGATGCGGCGGAAGAGCGGAGGAAGATGGCCAGATACCAGAcccagcaacagcagctcGCGGCGCAAAATGGACTGCCATACGACGGCTACGAGTCTGGGACGCCATCTTCGATGACGTATGATATGATCACGCTACCCAGCGGCCGGAAGAGGAAGTTTGTTCCGTCAAAACTCACGTCTGGTGACCTCAGAAGGTGCTCTGAGCCGTGGGCTTTGAGTGGAATCGCGTCTTGGATTCGCGAGATGGCCGATGGAGAGCCAGATTTGAAACAAAAGACTGTTGAGGAGGCACTCCTCAAGCTGTTCACAGCCAAGGTCCCCACCATTAACGTTGCTGACGCTGAGCTTCTCAGTGGCCTCGTGTCGCAGCTCATGTTGGACGCCGGAGTTCTCGTTCCCGAGGAAGAATGGGTCAAGTTCGGCAATGGCACTGTGTCTGGGGTCTTGCCGCAACTGACGGGCTCTGGCTGCTATGCACCAAAGCTCCACGAGGACGACTCTCAGTCGGGGCGCTGCTACTCGCACCAGTGCATGAGGACGCTGAAGAAGGCCAACCTGGACGAGATGCTTCTCGAAGAAGCCAAGCCGGCCGACTGGAACGTGCACTACAAGATTCAAGAAGCCGAACTTGCCGAAAAGCCGAAGAAGGAAATAGAGCGTCAGCACGTGTTGCATGAAATCGTGAACAGTGAGGAATACTTCATCAGCCAGCTCGAGGTTCTACGGGTATTGTATCGAGACCATTTGCGGAACAGCCAGCCTCCCATCATCCCACCCAACAAGATTGATAAGTTCCTTCAGATTGTGTTTGGCAAGGCCGATGCTGTTCAGCTCGTCAACAAGGACAACCTTTTGGCGCAGTTGAAGTACCGTCAACAGGAACAAGGACCGTGGATCACGGGGTTCTCCGACCTCTTCCGCGAGTGGATTCGAAAGGCCAAGGATGTGTACATCGACTATGCATCCCAGTTCCCCTACGCCGAGTACATGGTGCGCAAGGAGTCTGATCGCAACCTCCTCTTCCGCACCTTTCTCGAGCAAGTCATGAGGCACAAGCGCTCCGAGCGCCTGGGATGGCAGCATTTCCTCAAGACACCCATCACGCGGTTACAGCGATACTCGCTCCTGCTTGAGAccgtcgagaagaagacgctgcgggacgacgaagagaagGCCAATTTGGCAAGAGCAATCGCAGAGATTCGCAACGTCACAATGGAGTGCGACACCAAGGTCGCCGAGATGCAGAAGAAggtggagatgatggagcTCAACAACATGCTCGTCCTTAGGCCAGGGTTTCACTCGGTCCTCAACCTTGACCATCTTGGCCGGGAGCTCATTAAACAGGGTGATTTGCAGAGAATGGGTTCCAAGGGTGTCAGATGGGTGGACACGCATGCGTTGCTGTTTGACCACTACTTCATCCTCGCAAAGGTGGTGACTCCCAAAGACGTCcgaggagagaagaagtTTGACGTGTCGAAAGAA CCCATCCCCATGCCTTTGCTCTTCCTTGACACCATGAACGATGACCCAATCTCGAAGCAGAAGGGCATAACTGCTCCGTTAGCTCGGACGGGAGGCGGTTCAGATACTAGGCTGAACAAGGTCGCCACCAACGGTACTGATCGCCCCGGCTTGGAGCATGTTGCGACCAGCTCGTCGATAGCCTCATCTACGACGGCCAGGCTCACGCCGACCATGTCCAACGATCCCGAGGGTAAGATCCTCTATCCTTTCAAGATCAAGCATCTGGGCCACGAGACGTACATCCTTTACGCCACATCAGCCCAGAGCCGGGCGGAATGGGTGGAGAAGATCATCGAAGCCAAGACGAGGCATGCGAAGGCGCTGCACTCGCAAAATGCCGAGCCCTTCCGCCTTCGTGTGCTTGCAGACAGCGCGTTCGTTTATGATGCGGCGGCAGCTATTGGCAGACAACCAGGCGTTCCCATCCGGGGCACCCCTCTTGACCGAGCAGTCCGTGAGATCGAGGAGGTTTACGGGCCTGGTAGAGGGCCCGCTCCGGTTTGCAGGGCACAGGTCAACTGCGCTTGCGGCTTCAATGCATTCGGAAagtccatcatcgccatTGGAACGGACTACGGCGTGTTCATCTCGGATGCCACGAATCCTCGCGGTTGGATGAAG AGCGTGCAAACAACGAGAGTGACGCAAATCGCCGTCCTCGAAGAGTTTTCTGTGTGTCTCGTTATTGCAGACCGATCCCTCGTCGCTTATCCGCTGGATGTGGTGGCACCAGTGTCGAACTTCCCCGCGCCAGCCCACGACAACCCGCGACGGGCGCCACAGAGGCTGGCCAAGGACGTGGCTTTCTTTGCCACGGCGCGCATGAAGGAGCGTATGCTGGTCTTTTTCAAGCGGAAAGAAGGCATGCACAACACGTTCAAGGTCCTCGAACCCGTCTTCCAGAAGGCAACCGAGAAGAGGCCTAGGATCTTTGGCGGCCGCAAGGGCCCGGGGGGCAGCACCGATTCGTTCCGCGACTACGACGAGTTCTACCTCCCGACAGAATGCTACTCGCTCAATCTCTTCCAGAGCTACATTGCGGTTTCTACCGCAAAGGGATTCGAACTGCTGACCCTCGACAAGAAGCAGACGATGTCGATCCCTGACCTGAAGCAGccggccatcgccaacatcgCAGGTCGAATTCGGGATCAGAGACCGCTGGGCATGTTCAAGCTGAACGACCAGGAGTTCTTGCTAGCATACGAAGACTGCGCTGTGTACGTCGATAAACACGGCGACGTGAGCCGCACCCTCATTATGGAATACTCGGGCAAGCAAAAGAAGGCGACGAGCGCCACCATGTACGGCCAGtatctcctcctcttcaacGGAGACTATGTCGAGGTGCGAAACGCCGAGAACGGGCGCCTCCGACAGATTATCGCCGGCCGGGACGTGAAATGCCTCGACTTTGGCGTCAGAGGCCCCACGGGCGGCAACTCGTCAAACACGCAGAGCTGGCTGAGCGGACAGACCCCCGCGGGAGAAGACTCCAAGGGGACGGTCAAGATCTCGATGAGCCATCCCGAGCAGCACGGCGTGCAGGTTGTGTTGGAGATGCTCCTCAACGATGGGCATATGGAGAAATAG
- a CDS encoding beta-lactamase has translation MRSSVTLVAAAAAAAALTAATPYQCPPLGPVLPKAKNPSTHPAVQAAVSAFIAGLEAETATFTGSAVSIGVKSSVEEGPLVDFHFTPPERDPRGANAVDTHTVYRLASVTKIFPVLAALQNSDLIGWEDSVAKFIPELRDAPKGELDYVDWEDVTVEAAAVHIGGVAAEMMTDGAAYPGDWEAIGLPPVAEEDKPKCGGFLGLPACTREELLDALKTRRPPVYPAYQSPVYSNLGTALVGLVVEGATNKTLEDVLAESVLGPAGMGNTTYGKLPEDLSTLFIPANDTYYDFQLGVLDPSGGMYSTTADMLRFGDAILRNKLLSPAKTRRWLKPSSFTSAPGSFVGKPWEGIASDNLTADGRLVEVYTKGGDLITHHALLVVVPEYGITMSVLAAGIEVSGGLYSYYMFKMGDLLPPLIRALDEAARDEARDRIAGTYADEATNSSLTISLDGGWGLLLSDWRMRGFEVIPNLSRYSFLGVNVTELPADRERTARLYPTGLESEGGGNRTAWRALFDTFTAAQRDAVDDLLFYPNASCVSWLSMDRTTYDYKALDHFEFAYGEDGRVESVLPKPFALSLQRVE, from the exons ATGCGTTCCTCCGtcaccctcgtcgccgccgccgccgccgccgccgccctcacggccgcgacgccgtACCAGTGCCCGCCGCTCGGTCCCGTTCTccccaaggccaagaacCCGAGCACGCACCCCGCCGTCCAGGCTGCCGTGTCCGCCTTCATTGCGGGGCTtgaggccgagacggcgacgtTCACCGGATCCGCCGTGTCCATCGGCGTCAAGTCCTCGGTCGAGGAGGGTCCGCTGGTGGACTTCCATTTCACGCCGCCCGAGCGAGACCCTCGAGGCGCCAACGCCGTGGACACGCACACGGTGTACCGGCTCGCGAGCGTGACCAAGATATTCCCTGTGCTGGCGGCGCTGCAGAACTCGGACCTCATCGGGTGGGAGGACTCGGTGGCTAAGTTCATCCCGGAGCTGAGGGACGCGCCGAAGGGCGAGCTGGATTATGTTGATTGGGAGGACGTCACGGTCGAAGCTGCGGCTGTGCATATTGGCGGTGTTGCAGCCGAGA TGATGACAGATGGCGCGGCGTATCCCGGGGACTGGGAGGCCATCGGACTGCCCcccgtggccgaggaggacaagcCGAAGTGCGGCGGTTTCCTGGGTCTGCCAGCTTGCACAAGAGAAG AGCTTCTGGACGCGCTTAAgacccggcggccgcccgtcTACCCGGCCTACCAGTCGCCCGTCTACTCGAACCTCGGCACGGCGCTCGTggggctcgtcgtcgagggggccACAAACAAGACGCTCGAGGATGTGCTGGCCGAGTCCGTCCTGGGCCCGGCGGGGATGGGCAACACGACGTACGGGAAGCTACCGGAGGACCTGAGCACGCTGTTCATCCCGGCCAACGACACGTACTACGACTTTCAGCTAGGCGTCCTCGACCC GTCCGGCGGCATGtactcgacgacggccgacaTGCTGCGGTTCGGCGACGCGATCCTCCGGAATAAGCTGCTCAGCCCGGCCAAGACGCGGCGGTGGCTCAAGCCGTCGTCCTTCACGTCGGCGCCCGGCAGCTTCGTCGGCAAGCCGTGGGAGGGCATCGCTTCGGATAACCTCACGGCGGACGGGCGGCTCGTCGAGGTGTACACcaagggcggcgacctcATCACCCACCACGCGCTCCTGGTCGTCGTGCCCGAGTACGGCATCACCATGTCGGTGCTCGCGGCCGGGATCGAGGTCAGCGGCGGGCTGTACTCGTACTACATGTTCAAGATGGGCgacctgctgccgccgctgatccgggcgctggacgaggcggcgcgggaCGAGGCGCGGGACCGCATCGCGGGCACGTacgccgacgaggcgacCAACTCGAGCCTGACCATCTcgctcgacggcggctggggcCTGCTGCTGTCGGACTGGCGCATGAGGGGGTTCGAGGTGATCCCGAACCTGAGCCGGTACAGCTTCCTGGGGGTCAACGTGACGGAGCTGCCGGCGGACCGGGAGCGGACGGCGAGGCTGTACCCGACGGGACTCGagagcgagggcggcggcaaccgGACGGCGTGGCGGGCTCTGTTTGACACCTTCACGGCGGCGCAGCGGGACGCGGTGGACGACCTGCTCTTTTACCCCAACGCGTCGTGCGTGTCGTGGCTCTCGATGGACCGGACGACGTACGACTACAAGGCGCTGGACCACTTCGAGTTCGCGTACGGCGAGGACGGGCGGGTCGAGAGCGTGCTGCCGAAGCCGTTTGCGCTGAGCCTGCAGAGGGTTGAATGA